From Portunus trituberculatus isolate SZX2019 chromosome 50, ASM1759143v1, whole genome shotgun sequence, the proteins below share one genomic window:
- the LOC123499512 gene encoding LOW QUALITY PROTEIN: enhancer of split mbeta protein-like (The sequence of the model RefSeq protein was modified relative to this genomic sequence to represent the inferred CDS: inserted 1 base in 1 codon): MVSSVHVEPVSRTDQYKRVMKPMLERKRRARINRCLDELRDLLVAALQAEGETVTRLEKADILELTVRHVRRLNQRRALTLPPASHDPRHDAIKFQQGFVAAAQQVQSFLISSPALEPSVSSRLITHLSSCASAMSGVNTSGPTQAGPPTPSATSPSAPPVGVPNPRPISAPAPPAXVMVPAASPPMSPPPLMDLSMKPAPKLVAPTPIREINVPQDLSMRRLPPGNPGSRVTSTLREGRRGGPGDPSLHVAMM, encoded by the exons ATGGTGTCTTCGGTGCACGTGGAGCCGGTGTCCCGCACCGACCAATACAAGCGGGTGATGAAGCCCATGCTGGAGAGAAAGCGAAGGGCACGCATCAACCGCTGCCTCGACGAACTGCGTGACCTGCTGGTGGCGGCTTTGCAGGCTGAGGGTGAGACAGTAACGCGGCTGGAGAAGGCAGATATCCTAGAGTTGACTGTACGGCACGTGCGGCGCCTCAACCAGCGACGTGCCCTCACACTGCCGCCCGCCTCACACGACCCCCGCCACGACGCCATCAAGTTCCAGCAGGGATTCGTGGCAGCAGCCCAGCAGGTGcagtctttcctcatctcctcgCCCGCACTGGAGCCTTCCGTGTCCTCCCGCCTCATCACGCACCTCTCCTCCTGCGCGTCGGCCATGTCAGGCGTCAACACCTCTGGCCCCACGCAGGCAGGGCCGCCCACGCCCTCGGCAACGAGTCCTTCAGCGCCACCCGTGGGAGTGCCCAATCCCCGCCCCATCTCTGCTCCTGCCCCTCCCG ACGTGATGGTGCCCGCCGCGTCGCCGCCCATGTCCCCACCGCCCCTCATGGACCTCAGTATGAAGCCCGCCCCGAAGCTCGTCGCCCCAACGCCCATCAGGGAGATCAATGTGCCCCAGGATCTGTCCATGCGGCGGCTTCCTCCAGGGAATCCAGGGAGCAGAGTGACCAGCACCCTGAGGGAAGGTCGTCGTGGCGGCCCTGGTGATCCATCACTGCACGTTGCTATGATGTAA